The genomic interval GCTGTTGAGAACGGTGATAAAGCTTTTCGTGGTGAACAAATTTATGATTGGTTATACAAAAAGCGTGTAAAAGGGTTTGCTGAAATGACAAACCTATCAAAACAGCTGCGTGATAAATTAGAAGAACAGTTTACATTTACAACGCTGAATACATTAATTCAACAAACATCTAGTGATGGGACGATGAAGTTTTTATTTGAGCTTCATGATGGCTATTCGATTGAAACGGTACTAATGCGCCATGATTACGGAAATTCTATTTGTGTTACAACACAAGTGGGATGCCGAATCGGTTGTACGTTTTGCGCTTCTACACTTGGTGGGTTAAAGCGTAACTTAGAGGCGGGAGAAATTGTCGCTCAAGTTGTAAAAGTACAGCAAGCATTGGATGAAGTTGACGAGCGGGTGAGTTCCCTTGTCATTATGGGAATCGGGGAACCATTTGATAATTATGACAACATGATGTCCTTTTTACGAAACATTAATCATGAAAAAGGCTTGAATATTGGAGCACGTCATATTACGGTTTCAACAAGCGGCATTATCCCAAAAATTTATCAATTTGCTGAAGAACCTCTACAAATTAATTTTGCTGTTTCGCTTCATGCGCCAAATACGGAACTTCGCAGTAAATTAATGCCGATCAACCGTGCGTATAAACTGCCTGACTTAATTGAGGCTATTAAGTATTATACAGAAAAGACTGGGCGCCGTGTTAGCTTTGAATACGGTTTATTCGGTGGAGAAAACGATACAGTGGAGCATGCAGAAGAACTCGCTGCACTTATTAAAGGAATCAAGTGCCATGTAAACTTAATTCCTGTTAATTACGTACCAGAACGCAACTATGTGAGAACACCTCGTGAACAAATTTTTGCATTTGAAAAGACGTTGAAGAAACGTGGTATTAATGTAACAATTCGAAGAGAGCAAGGTCATGACATTGATGCGGCTTGTGGTCAGCTTCGGGCCAAGGAGCGAAAAGAAGAGACGAGGTGACTCGATATGCGGACAATTTATAGAACAGATCGCGGTAAAGTACGTCAACACAATGAAGATAATGGTGGAGTTTTTATCAATTCCACAGGGATTCGCCTTGCCATCGTAGCCGATGGCATGGGCGGTCATCGTGCTGGGGATGTGGCAAGCACGATGACCGTTGATTTGTTAAAGAAAAGCTGGGATGAAGCAGGAGCTATCGAGACAGCGAATGAAGCGGAAGAGTGGCTGAGAGAAAATATTACGAAGGTAAATGAAGTTCTTTTTCAACATGCTGCGGAGAATAACGAATGCCAAGGAATGGGAACAACTATTGTTGCAGCTATCTGTACAGACAAATTTGCATCGGTTGCCAATATCGGTGATAGTCGCTGTTATTTGCATAATGAAAGCGGGTTTAAACAAGTAACAGAAGATCATTCTCTCGTCAATGAACTCGTTCGTACTGGTCAAATTACGAAGGAAGATGCCGAACACCACCCACGGAAAAATGTTTTATTGCGGGCATTAGGTACGGAATTGAAAGTAGAAATGGATATTGTAACGGTCATGTTTGAAGAAGAAGATATTCTTCTGCTTTGTTCAGATGGTTTGTCTAATAAAGTAAGTGAACAAGAAATGTGCAATATTGTGAAAAATGAACATTCACTAGAAGAAAAAGCAACGGCCTTTATTGATTTAGCAAATCAGTATGGCGGCGAAGATAATATTACCCTCGTACTCGTTCAATTTTATGATGAAAGTGTAGTGAGGTGAGTCTGATGCTGGTTGGTAAAAGAATTAATGACCGCTATAAGCTGCTAAAAATGGTTGGCGGCGGCGGCATGGCAAATGTGTATTTGGCTCGGGACATGATTTTAGATCGCGATGTGGCGCTGAAAATCTTGCGCATGGATTTTAATAATGATGAAGAGTTCATTAAGCGCTTTAATCGTGAAGCACAATCGGCAACGAGTCTTGCTCATTCTAATATTGTCAGCATCTATGATGTCGGTGAAGAAGGCGATATCTATTATATCGTAATGGAATATGTCGAAGGAATGACATTGAAACAATACATACAAAAAAATTCTCCTATTCCTATTGAAACAGCTTTAGATATTATGAAGCAAATTACAGCTGCCATATCTCACGCGCATCATAACGGAATTATTCATCGTGATATTAAACCGCAAAACATTCTCATTGACCATGAAGGGACTGTTAAAATCACGGATTTCGGCATTGCGATGGCATTAAGTGCTACAAATATTACGCAAACAAATGCGGTGCTCGGTTCTGTTCATTACTTATCCCCTGAACAAGCACGAGGGGGGATGGCCAATAAGAAATCGGACATTTATTCGCTTGGCATTGTGATGTTTGAGTTGTTGACAGGAAGATTGCCATTCTCAGGAGAATCCGCTGTCTCTATCGCGCTGAAACATTTACAGTCTGAAACGCCGTCACCGAAGCGATGGAATGCCGACATTCCGCAAAGTGTAGAAAATATTATTTTAAAGGCAACAGCGAAAGACAGCTATTATCGTTATGAAAGTGTTGAAGCGATGGGGGAGGATATTCGTACAGCGCTTGATCCGGGCAGGGAGAATGAAGCTCCCTTTTTCATCCCGCAAGATGAAGAGGCTACAAAGGCGATTCCGATTATTACGAATGATTATCTAGACAGCATCGATGAGACAATTGTTAGAGGACCAGAGAAAAATAAGCCTGTTTCTGACCCTGATGAACCGACCATTGCCAGCGATAAAGCAAACCACAATAAGCCTGCTAAACAGCCTGAACAAGAAAAAATAAAGCGGAAAAAGGGGCCGGTTATTTTAGTGGCATCTTTTTTAACGCTATTATTTTTGACAATCTTGATTATTGTAGTGTTCCCATCTTTGCTAGGAACAAAGGAAGTAGCGATTCCCGACTTGCAAGGAAAAGAGTTAGAGGATGCGATTACGGAATTGCAGCATATAGGTTTAGTACCAGGCAAAATTATTGAGTTAGAAGATGCAGAAATTCCTGAAGATCATGTTATTAAAACGAATCCAAAGGAAGGTAAGAAAGTAAAAGAAGGCGCGAAAATTGACATTTATCAAAGTATCGGTCAAGAAACGATCGTTCTTTCTAATTATGAAGGGGAAAACATAGAAGACATAGAAAAACAATTAGAAAAAATGGAATTTAAAGATATCGTCGTGACAGAGGAGTACCATGCTGATATTGCTTCTGGAACGATTATTTCACAAAATCCAGTGGCCAATACGGAAGTTTTACCTGAGGATACAGTTATTGAATTTACTGTTAGTAAAGGAAGCGAACAAATTTTACTGAAAGATTTAACAGGCTATAGTGAGGCAGGTCTAAAAGACTATGCGCAAGATAGCGGTTTGATAATAGAAGTGGAGAAGGAAGAATATCATCAGTCTGTGCCGGAAGGACAAGTTATTTCGCAGTCCCCTGCTGCTCATTCTTCGATTGATAAAGGAAGCACAGTCAAAGTTGTATTATCAAAAGGAAAAGAAGAAGTACCGCCAAAAACAGTTACAAAAGAAATTACGATTGAATATAAGCCTGATGTTATGGGGAAGGCCCAGTATGTTCAAATTTATGTTGAAGATTTAACACGAACAATGAATGAACCATTCGACTCGTTTTATATGACAGAGAATAAGAAACGAACAATTGATTTAACGGTTTCAATCGATAAACCTGCTAGGTATAAAGTTATGCGGGATGATCAAGTAATTATAGATGAAGAGGTACAGTATTCCGATTAAGAAAGTTTAGCAGAAGGAGTGGAGCTATGCCCGAAGGAAAAATTATTAAAGCACTTAGCGGGTTTTATTATGTATTAGATGGTGAAGAAGTGATTCAATGTCGCGGCAGAGGCGTATTTCGCAAAAATAAAGTCACGCCCCTTGTCGGCGATTATGTCGTCTATCAAGCCGAAAATAAAACAGATGGCTACGTGTTAGAAGTAAAACCGCGAAAAAACGAATTGGTTCGCCCGCCGATTGCGAATGTGGATCAAGCGATTCTCGTTTTTTCGGCAGTGGAACCAGATTTTAGTCCAGCGCTGTTAGATCGCTTCCTTGTATTGATTGAGGATAATGAAATTGATCCGATTATTGTTGTGAGTAAAATTGACTTAGTTCCTCAAGAGAAGCGAGCTCAGTTGGATGAGTACGTAAGCAATTATAAAAAATTAGGGTATCCTGTGATGATTACGTCTTCTGTCACTGAAGTAGGAATCGAGGATCTCCTTCCATTTGTGGATGGAAAAACGAGTGTGTTTGCCGGGCAATCGGGTGTCGGTAAATCCTCAATATTAAATGCGATTAACCCTAAACTAGATTTAAAGACGAATGACATTTCATCTCACTTAGGTCGCGGCAAACATACAACTAGACATGTTGAGCTTATTCATATTGGCTCGGGTCTTGTTGCGGATACACCAGGGTTTAGTTCGCTCGATTTTATCGAAATGGAAGCTGAACGGCTTACGTATTGTTTTCCTGAGTTTTATGAGTTAAGTGAGAATTGCAAATTCCGAGGTTGCTTGCATGATAAGGAGCCTCGCTGTGCTGTGAAAGCAGCGGTCGAAGCAGGAGAAGTTCCTGTTTACCGTTATGAACATTATAAACAATTTTTAGAAGAAATTAGAGAGAGAAAGCCGAGGTATTGAACGATGGTTAAAATTGCTCCATCTATATTGTCAGCTAATTTTGCAAAATTAGGAGAAGAGGTTTTAGACGTAGAACGCGGTGGTGCGGATTATATTCATGTCGATGTTATGGACGGACATTTTGTTCCTAATATTACAATTGGTCCGTTGATTGTAGAGGCAATTCGACCAGTTACGAAGCTTCCGCTTGATGTGCATTTAATGATTGAAAATCCTGATCAGTATATTGAAGCATTTGCGAAAGCAGGTGCAGATTATATTACTGTTCACGTCGAAGCATGCCCGCATTTACATCGTACAATTCAATTAATTAAGTCTTTCGGTGTGAAAGCAGGCGTTGTGTTGAACCCGGCGACACCTGTTGTTCAGATTCAACATATTATTGAAGATGTAGACATGGTGCTGTTAATGACAGTAAATCCAGGCTTTGGGGGACAGAAGTTCATTCATTCTGTGTTACCAAAAATCGCTGAAGTAAAGGCATTAGCTGATCAATTCAATCCAGATTTGGAGATTGAAATTGATGGTGGTGTAAATGAAGAAACGGCCAAACTATGCATAGAACAAGGTGCTAATGTATTAGTGGCAGGCTCTGCTATTTATAACCAAGAAGACCGAGCTGAGGCAATCAGAAAAATTCGCGGTAATAATTAATTGTATGGAAGGAAGCCGACTCAATACTTGAGCGGCTTTTTTCTGTAGAGGTATGGAGGAGTTATATGAATATTTGTATTATGGCTGGAGGGCCAAGTCAGTATTGGCCCAACTTACAGATGTATAAACAAACAGCGAATCTGTGGGTCGGCGTTGATCGCGGAGTATTGGCGTTATTAGAGCGGGGGATCACTCCTCATCTTTCAGTAGGAGATTTTGATTCGGTGACGAAAGACGAGCTTCAAATGATGCAAGCTCAATTGCTAGAAGTATCGCTGTTTCCTTCGGAGAAAGATGAAACGGATCTTGAGCTTGCGCTTAACTGGGCCATTCGTCAAAAACCAAAGAATATTTATATTTTTGGGGCGACGGGAGGGCGAATTGACCATTTTCTTGGAAATATTCAACTGCTTCAACAAGAGACTGTTTTACAATGTTTAGATGAAACGGACATATACATCATTGATGAGAAAAACAGTGTTACTATAAAAAAGCCTGGGACATACGATATTCAATACGATTCAAAGAAGAAATAT from Peribacillus asahii carries:
- the rlmN gene encoding 23S rRNA (adenine(2503)-C(2))-methyltransferase RlmN encodes the protein MTEITKSTRVKEDTKPEKPSIYSLEIQQLKEWAVENGDKAFRGEQIYDWLYKKRVKGFAEMTNLSKQLRDKLEEQFTFTTLNTLIQQTSSDGTMKFLFELHDGYSIETVLMRHDYGNSICVTTQVGCRIGCTFCASTLGGLKRNLEAGEIVAQVVKVQQALDEVDERVSSLVIMGIGEPFDNYDNMMSFLRNINHEKGLNIGARHITVSTSGIIPKIYQFAEEPLQINFAVSLHAPNTELRSKLMPINRAYKLPDLIEAIKYYTEKTGRRVSFEYGLFGGENDTVEHAEELAALIKGIKCHVNLIPVNYVPERNYVRTPREQIFAFEKTLKKRGINVTIRREQGHDIDAACGQLRAKERKEETR
- a CDS encoding Stp1/IreP family PP2C-type Ser/Thr phosphatase, giving the protein MRTIYRTDRGKVRQHNEDNGGVFINSTGIRLAIVADGMGGHRAGDVASTMTVDLLKKSWDEAGAIETANEAEEWLRENITKVNEVLFQHAAENNECQGMGTTIVAAICTDKFASVANIGDSRCYLHNESGFKQVTEDHSLVNELVRTGQITKEDAEHHPRKNVLLRALGTELKVEMDIVTVMFEEEDILLLCSDGLSNKVSEQEMCNIVKNEHSLEEKATAFIDLANQYGGEDNITLVLVQFYDESVVR
- the pknB gene encoding Stk1 family PASTA domain-containing Ser/Thr kinase, which translates into the protein MLVGKRINDRYKLLKMVGGGGMANVYLARDMILDRDVALKILRMDFNNDEEFIKRFNREAQSATSLAHSNIVSIYDVGEEGDIYYIVMEYVEGMTLKQYIQKNSPIPIETALDIMKQITAAISHAHHNGIIHRDIKPQNILIDHEGTVKITDFGIAMALSATNITQTNAVLGSVHYLSPEQARGGMANKKSDIYSLGIVMFELLTGRLPFSGESAVSIALKHLQSETPSPKRWNADIPQSVENIILKATAKDSYYRYESVEAMGEDIRTALDPGRENEAPFFIPQDEEATKAIPIITNDYLDSIDETIVRGPEKNKPVSDPDEPTIASDKANHNKPAKQPEQEKIKRKKGPVILVASFLTLLFLTILIIVVFPSLLGTKEVAIPDLQGKELEDAITELQHIGLVPGKIIELEDAEIPEDHVIKTNPKEGKKVKEGAKIDIYQSIGQETIVLSNYEGENIEDIEKQLEKMEFKDIVVTEEYHADIASGTIISQNPVANTEVLPEDTVIEFTVSKGSEQILLKDLTGYSEAGLKDYAQDSGLIIEVEKEEYHQSVPEGQVISQSPAAHSSIDKGSTVKVVLSKGKEEVPPKTVTKEITIEYKPDVMGKAQYVQIYVEDLTRTMNEPFDSFYMTENKKRTIDLTVSIDKPARYKVMRDDQVIIDEEVQYSD
- the rsgA gene encoding ribosome small subunit-dependent GTPase A; protein product: MPEGKIIKALSGFYYVLDGEEVIQCRGRGVFRKNKVTPLVGDYVVYQAENKTDGYVLEVKPRKNELVRPPIANVDQAILVFSAVEPDFSPALLDRFLVLIEDNEIDPIIVVSKIDLVPQEKRAQLDEYVSNYKKLGYPVMITSSVTEVGIEDLLPFVDGKTSVFAGQSGVGKSSILNAINPKLDLKTNDISSHLGRGKHTTRHVELIHIGSGLVADTPGFSSLDFIEMEAERLTYCFPEFYELSENCKFRGCLHDKEPRCAVKAAVEAGEVPVYRYEHYKQFLEEIRERKPRY
- the rpe gene encoding ribulose-phosphate 3-epimerase; the encoded protein is MVKIAPSILSANFAKLGEEVLDVERGGADYIHVDVMDGHFVPNITIGPLIVEAIRPVTKLPLDVHLMIENPDQYIEAFAKAGADYITVHVEACPHLHRTIQLIKSFGVKAGVVLNPATPVVQIQHIIEDVDMVLLMTVNPGFGGQKFIHSVLPKIAEVKALADQFNPDLEIEIDGGVNEETAKLCIEQGANVLVAGSAIYNQEDRAEAIRKIRGNN
- a CDS encoding thiamine diphosphokinase encodes the protein MNICIMAGGPSQYWPNLQMYKQTANLWVGVDRGVLALLERGITPHLSVGDFDSVTKDELQMMQAQLLEVSLFPSEKDETDLELALNWAIRQKPKNIYIFGATGGRIDHFLGNIQLLQQETVLQCLDETDIYIIDEKNSVTIKKPGTYDIQYDSKKKYFSLLSVTKEVTGITLTGFKYPLHQARLTRGSTLCISNELISEYGNVSFEKGIIMMVRSND